The following proteins are encoded in a genomic region of Neomicrococcus aestuarii:
- a CDS encoding sensor histidine kinase encodes MSATPTPSLNEVFDRRRWPIVRFLRRHPVITDLLVCAVYLFLSATPLLFLVEGAQSWALVLSIVFVVGVLLFFRRRWPLALFVLVLALELLLVVVDQNSTTSGLGTMIMLYTVATKYRPRRSFVLATLASALIVAGIWLNIDRLMGDPELNNPEMGGEVSPVLIMVLVGFTILMSNYFVTGIGSWVRNNRIHEAEIANWGLKIRELAQNQERTRIAREMHDVVAHSLSVMIALSDGARIALKRNPDKASEVLEDISGTGRTALADMRRMLSVLREDSNSPLAPQPSQESLRDMLEGFRKAGMPLTFTQSGPAIHADPTLELTIFRIIQESLTNSLRYSPTATEVHVRVDRTDTHVTLLVYDDGAHAGAPRYGSEATAPVTRTSAGQGSGQGLKGIAERAAMYDGTLEAGPAGDGGWRVLVTLTLPVHSPSDSSHAPAGADLRTSPLKIHRSKTEDAS; translated from the coding sequence ATGTCAGCAACACCCACCCCCTCACTCAACGAGGTCTTTGACCGGCGACGGTGGCCCATCGTGCGCTTTTTGCGCCGCCATCCCGTCATCACGGATCTCTTGGTGTGTGCTGTCTACCTGTTTTTGAGCGCTACTCCGCTCTTGTTCTTAGTGGAGGGCGCTCAGAGTTGGGCGCTGGTCCTGAGCATCGTGTTCGTAGTGGGCGTGCTGTTGTTCTTTAGGCGGCGGTGGCCGCTCGCGCTGTTCGTCCTGGTGCTGGCTCTAGAGCTGTTGCTAGTAGTGGTGGATCAGAACTCGACCACCAGCGGCTTGGGCACCATGATCATGCTGTACACCGTGGCCACGAAATACCGTCCGCGCCGGTCCTTCGTCCTGGCAACCCTGGCCAGTGCCCTGATTGTGGCGGGGATTTGGCTGAACATTGACCGCCTCATGGGCGATCCCGAGCTGAATAACCCCGAAATGGGCGGCGAAGTCAGCCCGGTGCTGATCATGGTGCTGGTGGGTTTCACCATTTTGATGTCCAACTACTTCGTCACCGGCATCGGATCGTGGGTGCGCAATAACCGCATTCACGAGGCCGAAATCGCGAACTGGGGTCTGAAAATCCGGGAGCTCGCGCAAAACCAGGAACGCACGCGCATTGCCCGCGAAATGCATGATGTGGTGGCGCACTCCCTCTCCGTCATGATCGCCCTCTCCGACGGCGCGCGAATTGCCCTCAAACGCAATCCTGACAAGGCCAGCGAGGTTCTTGAGGACATCAGCGGTACGGGCAGGACGGCGCTCGCTGACATGCGCCGCATGCTGTCCGTATTGCGCGAGGACTCGAACTCGCCGTTGGCGCCGCAGCCGTCCCAGGAGTCTTTGCGGGACATGTTGGAGGGCTTCCGAAAAGCGGGCATGCCGCTCACGTTCACGCAGTCAGGGCCGGCAATTCACGCCGATCCCACGCTCGAGCTAACCATTTTCCGCATCATTCAGGAGTCGCTCACGAATTCCTTGCGTTACTCTCCCACGGCCACCGAGGTTCACGTGCGGGTGGACCGGACGGACACGCACGTGACGTTGTTGGTGTACGACGACGGAGCTCACGCAGGTGCCCCTCGTTACGGTTCAGAAGCCACGGCTCCCGTGACGCGAACGAGTGCCGGCCAAGGTTCGGGGCAGGGGCTCAAAGGTATTGCGGAGCGCGCGGCCATGTACGACGGCACGCTCGAGGCCGGTCCCGCGGGAGACGGCGGCTGGCGCGTGCTCGTGACGTTGACGCTTCCCGTGCATTCACCGAGTGACTCCAGCCACGCCCCCGCGGGGGCGGATCTGCGCACGTCTCCATTGAAAATTCATCGTTCTAAGACTGAGGATGCCTCATGA
- a CDS encoding response regulator → MTAHESTTNQHLNILLVDDQRLLRMGFRLILEGEDDFTVVGEASNGREGVEMTELLAPDIVLMDVRMPEMDGIEATRRIAAEYPEVKVIILTTFDVDEYAFAGLRAGASAFLLKDVEPEELVSAVRVVASGDAVVAPRVTQRLLETYVRPVTPGAASTQSNPGSPYAGGNLAEGGHRTAPGGVVPFAGGTAAAPHPAHSGPGGDLTPREMEVLGAISEGLSNAEIASRFFLSEATVKTHVRRILTKLDLRDRVQAVVYAYEHGLVVPGSNGS, encoded by the coding sequence ATGACCGCGCACGAATCGACCACGAACCAACACCTGAACATCTTGCTGGTGGATGACCAGCGTCTTTTGCGCATGGGCTTCCGGCTCATCCTTGAGGGTGAGGACGACTTCACGGTGGTCGGTGAAGCTTCGAACGGCCGCGAAGGCGTGGAAATGACGGAGCTGCTGGCACCGGACATTGTCCTCATGGACGTGCGCATGCCGGAAATGGACGGCATCGAAGCCACGCGCCGCATCGCCGCAGAATACCCGGAGGTCAAGGTCATCATTCTGACCACCTTCGATGTGGACGAATACGCCTTTGCAGGCCTACGGGCTGGCGCGTCAGCGTTCTTACTCAAAGACGTTGAACCCGAAGAACTGGTCTCCGCGGTGCGCGTGGTCGCAAGCGGCGACGCCGTCGTAGCCCCTCGTGTCACCCAGCGCTTGCTCGAAACCTACGTGCGCCCCGTCACCCCGGGAGCGGCAAGCACCCAGAGCAACCCGGGGTCACCCTACGCGGGTGGAAACCTAGCCGAGGGCGGTCACCGGACGGCACCAGGCGGCGTCGTACCTTTTGCAGGCGGAACCGCCGCAGCGCCTCACCCGGCGCATTCGGGGCCGGGCGGGGATCTCACCCCGCGCGAAATGGAAGTGCTCGGAGCCATCAGCGAGGGGCTCTCCAACGCCGAGATCGCCTCACGCTTCTTCCTCTCCGAGGCCACCGTGAAAACTCACGTGCGGCGCATCCTGACCAAGCTTGACCTGCGCGACCGCGTGCAGGCCGTGGTCTACGCGTACGAGCACGGATTGGTGGTTCCGGGCTCGAATGGGAGCTGA
- a CDS encoding M18 family aminopeptidase: MERTPQFSPAQQHALDLADFVSASPSSFHAVAEGVLRLVADGFSPLVETEAWNLTPGKYFVQRDGALIAFVIPDSATATTGFRILGSHTDSPSFKLKPKPTTSAFGWLQAGVEVYGGPLLNSWLDRELVLGGRLVTHDGTEVLTRTDPLLRFPQLAIHLDRGVNEGLKLDPQRHMNPIWGTGRAEESDILAVLADAAGIDPLSIGGYDVVACDAQAPALFGATNEFLASGRLDNLSSVHASLTALLEIADAPGERIAMIAAFDHEEIGSASRSGAAGPFLEEVVRRIGFALGGSLEESYRAVADSVCLSSDAGHAIHPNYPERHDPHNQPVAGQGPLLKINANQRYSTDAPGAAAWTQWCATADARYQEFVSNNAMPCGSTIGPITATRIGIRTLDVGVPLLSMHSAREMAHVEDLYSLSRIAQAFFTHS, from the coding sequence ATGGAACGCACCCCGCAGTTTTCGCCAGCACAGCAGCACGCTCTTGACCTCGCGGACTTCGTGTCCGCGTCGCCCTCGAGCTTCCACGCCGTTGCCGAAGGCGTCTTGCGGCTGGTGGCTGACGGTTTCAGCCCGCTCGTCGAGACCGAAGCGTGGAATCTGACGCCCGGAAAATACTTTGTGCAGCGAGACGGCGCGCTCATCGCGTTCGTGATTCCGGACTCCGCGACGGCCACCACGGGCTTCCGCATTCTGGGATCCCACACGGATTCGCCGTCCTTCAAGCTCAAGCCCAAGCCCACCACGAGCGCTTTTGGCTGGTTGCAGGCCGGGGTTGAAGTGTACGGCGGGCCGCTGCTGAACTCGTGGCTGGACCGCGAACTGGTCCTCGGCGGGCGGCTCGTCACCCACGACGGCACCGAAGTTCTCACCCGCACCGACCCACTTTTGCGCTTCCCGCAACTCGCAATCCACCTGGACCGCGGCGTCAACGAGGGGCTCAAGCTGGATCCGCAACGCCACATGAACCCCATTTGGGGCACGGGTCGGGCGGAAGAATCGGACATTTTGGCGGTACTGGCGGACGCTGCCGGCATCGATCCGCTCAGCATTGGCGGGTACGACGTCGTAGCGTGCGACGCGCAGGCGCCGGCTCTCTTTGGTGCCACGAACGAATTCTTGGCCTCCGGCCGACTCGACAACCTCAGCTCCGTACACGCTTCCCTGACCGCTTTGCTCGAGATTGCCGACGCCCCAGGCGAGCGAATTGCCATGATCGCGGCGTTCGACCACGAGGAAATCGGTTCCGCGTCCCGCTCCGGTGCGGCCGGGCCGTTCTTGGAAGAAGTGGTGCGCAGGATCGGCTTCGCGCTGGGCGGGTCTCTTGAAGAGTCCTACCGGGCCGTGGCGGATTCGGTGTGCTTGTCCTCGGATGCCGGGCACGCGATTCACCCGAACTACCCGGAGCGCCACGACCCCCACAATCAGCCCGTGGCCGGTCAAGGACCGCTCTTGAAGATCAACGCGAACCAGCGCTACTCCACGGATGCTCCTGGGGCGGCGGCGTGGACGCAGTGGTGCGCCACGGCTGATGCCCGCTACCAAGAGTTTGTCTCCAACAACGCGATGCCATGCGGGTCCACCATCGGCCCCATCACGGCCACGCGGATCGGCATTCGAACCTTGGACGTGGGCGTTCCGCTGCTCTCGATGCACTCGGCACGAGAAATGGCGCACGTCGAGGACTTGTACTCGCTCTCACGCATTGCGCAGGCGTTCTTCACCCACAGCTAG
- the rpsF gene encoding 30S ribosomal protein S6, translating to MRAYELMVLIDPEVDERTVEPTINKFLEVVTNEGGTIDNVDIWGRRRLAYEIQKKSEAIYVVVNFTAEPATSAELDRQLSLSEQIMRTKIIRPEDQKVSAE from the coding sequence ATGCGTGCTTATGAATTGATGGTGCTGATCGACCCAGAGGTCGACGAGCGCACCGTTGAACCAACCATCAACAAGTTCCTCGAAGTTGTAACCAACGAGGGTGGAACTATTGACAACGTTGATATCTGGGGACGTCGCCGCTTGGCATACGAAATCCAGAAGAAGTCTGAAGCGATCTACGTAGTCGTTAACTTCACGGCAGAGCCTGCAACGTCGGCCGAACTCGACCGTCAGCTTTCTTTGTCTGAACAGATCATGCGTACCAAGATCATTCGTCCGGAAGATCAGAAGGTTTCCGCAGAGTAA